The Anolis sagrei isolate rAnoSag1 chromosome Y, rAnoSag1.mat, whole genome shotgun sequence genome contains a region encoding:
- the LOC137095097 gene encoding carcinoembryonic antigen-related cell adhesion molecule 16-like yields the protein MGWRGLLVAAALASCLLTAEALRLVPEPPNPRLGQSVTLSVQDVRNPYICFWFRGNAFRKDRMIFQVEVGRIVSRQGGFTGRESLGTDCALVIQNLQPSDNGEFYLVVQEGRPGRNARWTDALLRLQVAN from the exons ATGGGTTGGAGAGGACTTCTCGTTGCGGCAG CCTTGGCCTCCTGCCTCCTGACAGCCGAAGCCTTGCGCTTGGTGCCGGAGCCTCCGAACCCTCGCTTGGGACAATCGGTCACCCTTTCCGTGCAGGACGTGCGGAACCCTTACATCTGCTTCTGGTTTCGTGGCAACGCTTTCCGCAAAGACCGCATGATTTTCCAGGTGGAGGTGGGCCGCATCGTGTCCAGGCAAGGAGGCTTCACCGGCCGCGAAAGCCTGGGCACGGACTGTGCCTTGGTCATCCAGAACCTCCAGCCTTCGGACAACGGGGAATTCTACCTGGTCGTGCAAGAAGGGCGTCCGGGGAGAAATGCACGCTGGACAGACGCCTTGCTGAGACTCCAAGTCGCCA